A DNA window from Cutaneotrichosporon cavernicola HIS019 DNA, chromosome: 2 contains the following coding sequences:
- the PEX14 gene encoding uncharacterized protein (Peroxisomal membrane anchor protein (Pex14p) conserved region), whose product MSSRQELINNAVLFLNDPKVQSSPLTQRIEFLQGKGLNEAEIQQALNEAAAGGTGSTAPATAPAAVTSTPVAPPAYARPGPPPNYGFGQVYAAPPEPPKRDWRDIFIMAVVSGGVVYGLTALARKYLTPHLKPPSSTAFQETSASLAEQYDAAQAALDDLKAQTEALTASAEEERTRVAAALDDVEAAAKAVRDAEARWRDDMREVRGEVESVRELVPRLIEKHSQAQNAALTELQSELRSLKTLLVARQGQAPEASGAASPVPGTPSATTQAANALLAPRTGKASIPAWQLAAPSNGGASAASSAAGGSGASSPTKE is encoded by the exons ATGAGCTCCAGGCAAGAGCTAATCAACAATgccgtcctcttcctcaacgACCCCAAG GTCCAATCGTCTCCACTCACTCAGCGCATCGAGTTCTTACAGGGCAAAGGCCTGAACGAGGCCGAAATCCAGCAGGCGCTCAacgaggctgcggccggGGGGACTGGGAGCACCGCACCCGCTACCGCGCCCGCGGCTGTCACCTCCACGCCAGTTGCGCCACCAGCATATGCGCGTCCCGGCCCTCCTCCGAACTACGGCTTCGGACAAGTGTACGCTGCGCCACCTGAGCCACCCAAGCGCGACTGGCGTGACATCTTT ATCATGGCAGTAGTTTCGGGTGGTGTAGTGTACGGCCTGACTGCACTTGCACGG AAATACCTCACGCCTCATCTCaagccgccctcgtcgaccgcgtTCCAGGAGACTTCAGCGTCTCTGGCGGAGCAGTACGACGCCGCCCAGGCtgccctcgacgacctgaAGGCGCAGACGGAGGCGCTGACCGCTtcggccgaggaggagcgtacgcgcgtcgcggctgccttggacgacgtcgaggctgccgcCAAAGCGGTGCGTGATGCCGAGGCACGCTggcgcgacgacatgcgcgaggtgcgcggcgaggttgagagcgtgcgcgagcttgTCCCCCGCCTTATTGAGAAGCACAGCCAGGCGCAGAATGCCGCCCTCACCGAGCTGCAGAGCGAGCTGCGTAGCCTCAAGACGCTTCTCGTTGCGCGGCAGGGACAGGCGCccgaggcgagcggcgcTGCATCCCCCGTCCCTGGCACGCCTAGCGCCACTACGCAGGCCGCCAACGCCCTCCTTGCGCCCCGTACTGGCAAGGCTTCCATCCCGGCCTggcagctcgcggcgcCCAGCAACGGCGGTGCGAGCGCAGCGTCGAGCGCTGCTGGCGGCTCGGGCGCTAGCAGCCCCACCAAGGAGTAG
- a CDS encoding uncharacterized protein (Protein of unknown function (DUF1640)), whose protein sequence is MFSVSRIFSRGHRPPLRPLIRLAHASASAPPLGREGSVGKHPFDLGEGPPPSSAGGGGGKRDKMRDGPADPIAGPSGRPREAESVEPQPEPLMEQSVQTPPPDAPPPSPSPSPSPSPSPEALTPAAALPTPTVLPSRLSAAHPFDTFAFVSRLGANDVSPTTSRTLMEAVRSMIAHRTEIAQTRMLSREEMDNDAYRFKAALSDIRTGHSMRSRRDGVALRSAASATRREVDGLEQKIKEDIGVLRHDIEIETNNRKAETRSDMKRFDIAREEINNKFTISLGDLRTEIEGAKWEATTRAIAIIVSLVVIGVVVSTMGSKPAPVPVPAPAKATMLDVAVGTDNEDHIREAEEELDRLLSKVDQKRRREAARRHDGEGRI, encoded by the exons atGTTCTCCGTATCGCGTATCTTCTCCCGCGGCCATCGACCACCACTACGACCACTTATTCGACTAGCACATGCTTCCGCTTCCGCTCCGcccctcggccgcgagggTAGTGTCGGGAAACATCCCTTCGATCTTGGTGAAGGGCCGCCTCCGTCCTCGGCtggcgggggaggggggaagcGGGACAAGATGCGCGATGGTCCTGCAGATCCCATTGCTGGACCGAGTGGTCGGCCGCGTGAGGCCGAATCAGTTGAGCCACAACCAGAGCCTCTGATGGAGCAGAGCGTACAGACCCCTCCCCCCGATGCGCcgcccccctccccttccccttccccttccccctccccctctcccgaGGCACTAACCCCGGCCGCAGCGCTCCCAACGCCTACCGTTCTGCCTAGCCGTCTGTCAGCCGCACACCCATTCGACACGTTTGCGTTCGTGtcccgcctcggcgccaacgaTGTATCGCCCACTACGTCGCGGACATTGATGGAGGCTGTACGGAGCATGATCGCCCACCGGACGGAAATAGCTCAGACCCGCATGCTGAGCCGCGAAGAGATGGATAAT gacGCGTACCGCTTCAAAGCGGCACTGAGCGATATCCGGACAGGACACAGTATGCGATCTAGACGGGACGGGGTGGCATTACGGTCAGCTGCCAGCGCGACTCgacgcgaggtcgatggACTCGAGCAAAAGATCAAAGAGGATATCGGAGTTTTGAGGCATGA TATCGAGATTGAGACGAATAATcgcaaggccgagacgAGGAGCGATATGAAGCGCTTTGACATTGCGCGCGAGGAAATTAATAACAAGTTTACCATCTCGCTTGGGGACTTGCGGACCGAGATCGAGGGGGCAAAGTGGGaagcgacgacgcgggcgATCGCCATCATCGTCTCTCTTGTCGTTATTGGCGTCGTGGTTTCCACAATGGGGTCCAAGCCCGCCCCAGTGCCTGTGCCAGCGCCGGCTAAGGCTACCATGCTCGACGTAGCGGTGGGGACAGACAACGAGGATCACATtcgcgaggcggaggaggaactCGACCGGCTCCTCAGCAAGGTCGATCAGAAGCGTCGGCgagaggcggcgcggcgacacgacggcgagggccgTATCTAG
- the SOH1 gene encoding uncharacterized protein (Component of the Mediator complex, a coactivator involved in the regulated transcription of nearly all RNA polymerase II-dependent genes. Mediator functions as a bridge to convey information from gene-specific regulatory proteins to the basal RNA polymerase II transcription machinery. Mediator is recruited to promoters by direct interactions with regulatory proteins and serves as a scaffold for the assembly of a functional preinitiation complex with RNA polymerase II and the general transcription factors) has translation MQPLPTVLPPPALPDGTVPTRPRERQANLERFQAELEFVQCLANPLYLHELHVQKYFDDPAFIEYLKYLEYWRKPAYVRFIVYPTCLVYLTLLAQPEFRKAMGDLGYVHLLLQKANRHHETWRAEKVPDTTVKDEPEPEKEKEADAEAHSPDV, from the exons ATGCAACCCCTCCCGACCGTGCTCCCACCACCAGCCTTGCCGGACGGCACGGTGCCTACCCGACCAAGGGAACGGCAGGCCAACCTGGAGCGTTtccaggccgagctggag ttcGTCCAGTGCCTCGCGAACCCGCTGTACCTCCACGAACTGCATGTGCAGAAGTACTTTGACGATCCCGCGTTCATCGAGTACCTCAAGTACCTCGAGTACTGGCGCAAGCCGGCGTATGTGCGCTTCATTGT CTACCCCACCTGCCTCGTCTATctcacgctcctcgcgcaACCAGAATTCCGCAAGGCCATGGGCGACCTGGGTTACGTCCACTTGCTCTTGCAGAAGGCAAACCGACACCACGAGACATG gcgCGCCGAGAAAGTGCCAGATACCAccgtcaaggacgagcccgagccagagaaggagaaggaggccgacgcaGAGGCACACTCGCCCGATGTCTGA
- the AOS1 gene encoding uncharacterized protein (SUMO activating enzyme): MPATEPSAPSTPSAQPGNRITEDEASLYDRQIRLWGLDAQNRMRNSTVLILSLRSLAHETIKNLVLAGIGRLIIMDGEKVTEEDLGGGFLFREEDGAVGSERTAAALPQIKSLNPLVEVTALPTLQPFVGGDETATITFLKREKVDVVVACDLSYKQMEAIDSACHVAGTKFYGAGTYGFYGFAFADLGTHHSFTYTAPGKEPVKEVIRYKAMAQAFDRTNWALPNERTAEGGSPFGGYRRVLKARQYGPELAVPVLALWEYENQHGSLPTGREGQQEELTAITAELQTALGVHPKLLNASADVVNHFAAHATDCFSPTLAIVGGLLAQDVLRSISRNGWPIINLLVIDSLRGTATSSPWGVAPDPSLPT; this comes from the exons ATGCCTGCGACCGAGCCATCGGCACCGTCGACACCATCAGCCCAACCGGGCAACCGTATCACTGAAG atgAGGCGTCGCTCTACGACCGCCAGATCCGGCTGTGGGGACTCGACGCGCAGAATCG GATGCGAAACTCGACCGttctcatcctctccctccgctCACTCGCACACGAGACGATCAAGAACCTCGTGTTAGCAGGCATAGGGCGTTTGATCATCATGGATGGAGAGAAGGTCACAGAGGAGGACCTGGGCGGCGGCTTCCTCTTCCGCGAAGAGGACGGTGCTGTGGGCTCGGAG cgtACAGCAGCTGCACTGCCGCAGATCAAGTCCCTCAACCCGCTTGTGGAGGTCACCGCGCTGCCAACCTTGCAACCGTTCGTGGGCGGGGACGAGACGGCGACGATCACCTTCCTCAAGCGGGAGAAGgtcgatgtcgtcgtcgcgtgCGACCTGTCGTATAAGCAAATG GAGGCTATCGACTCGGCATGCCATGTCGCTGGTACCAAGTTCTACGGGGCAGGGACATACGGGTTCTACGGCTTCGCGTTTGCAGACCTCGGTACACATCACTCGTTCACGTACACCGCGCCAGGAAAGGAGCCAGTGAAGGAGGTGATCCGATACAAGGCCATGGCGCAGGCGTTCGACCGCACGAACTGGGCACTCCCCAATGAGAGgacggccgagggcggGAGCCCATTTGGCGGATACCGACGTGTGCTGAAAGCACGGCAGTACGGCCCAGAGCTCGCGGTGCCTGTGCTGG CATTATGGGAATACGAGAATCAGCACGGCAGCCTCCCAACCGGCCGTGAAGGGCAGCAGGAGGAGCTCACAGCGATCACGGCTGAGCTGCAGACCGCTCTTGGCGTGCACCCCAAGCTCCTTAACGCGAGCGCTGACGTCGTCAA TCACTTCGCTGCGCACGCGACCGACTGCTTCTCGCCCACGCTCGCGATCGTGGGTGGCTTACTCGCGCAGGACGTGCTGcgctcgatctcgcgcaACGGGTGGCCGATCATCAATCTCCTGGTCATCGACAGCCTGCGTGGCACAgccacgtcctcgccatggGGCGTCGCCCctgaccccagcctccCCACGTAA
- a CDS encoding uncharacterized protein (Ubiquinol-cytochrome-c reductase complex subunit (QCR10)), producing MPYAFKIKPQIHFAGLTPELLRPFASSAIFWGAGAGIAVSLFMSSVPLFQKDVLDKIPVVREYFIDNTPESDKPF from the exons ATGCCCTACGCCTTCAAGATCAAGCCCCAGATC CACTTCGCCGGCCTCACCCCGGA GCTCCTCCGCCCCttcgcctcgtcggctaTCTTCTGGGGTGCCGGTGCGGGCATCGCCGTTTCGCTCTTCATGAGCTCGGTTCCTCTCTTCCAGAAGGACGTGCTTGACAAGATCCCCGTT GTCCGCGAGTACTTCATCGACAACACCCCCGAGTCGGACAAGCCCTTCTAG
- a CDS encoding uncharacterized protein (s-adenosyl-l-methionine-dependent methyltransferase) — protein MLRTLARSLGPSTRSATVRPVVATRIAARYYASLSPDAPPPTRPYDVFDEEGKARQRDRAVIRLREATEAGEISGPEVLDYLREEMADRLAERVEVPPSTILDLSSHAGQLTRILQEVLGDKLPQSEEAGGVVGTGRRRWIMVEASEGALNRDADETFVYPPERIHAPSSEFLAQPEVEAMRDTIDCVVSAGGLNWVGDIVGAFTQIRHLLKPDGVFIGAVLGGDTLFELRTSLQLAEQERRGGIANRVSPMIDTTDAPSLLNRSGFTLTTVDTDEITINFPSMWELIADLRDMGESNAILGRRPQISRDVLLAAEAIYKELYGNEDGSVPATFQIIFFIGWKPGPNQPKPLARGSAKTNLKDVL, from the exons ATGCTGCGCACCCTCGCACGTAGCCTTGGGCCATCAACCCGATCCGCTACTGTCCGCCCAGTTGTCGCGACCCGTATTGCGGCGCGGTACTACGCGTCTCTGTCGCCTGAtgcgccgccacccacgCGGCCATACGACGTCTTcgatgaggagggcaaggcgcgGCAGCGCGACCGCGCTGTAATCCGCCTCCGCGAAGCCACGGAGGCAGGCGAGATCTCGGGCCCCGAGGTGCTCGACTATCTTCGTGAGGAGATGGCTGACCGGTTAGCAGAACGTGTGGAG GTTCCGCCCTCAAccatcctcgacctctcATCGCACGCGGGACAGCTCACGCGTATCCTGCAGGAAGTGTTGGGCGACAAGCTTCCACAGTCTGAAGAGGCCGGCGGCGTGGTGGGAActgggcggaggaggtggatCATGGTCGAAGCGAGTGAAGGGGCGCTGaaccgcgacgccgacgagaccTTTGTGTACCCGCCCGAGCGAATCCACGCACCGTCGAGCGAGTTCTTGGCCCAGCCAGAAGTCGAGGCCATGCGGGACACTATTGACTGCGTCGTGAGCGCTGGCGGACTGAACTGGGTTGGCGATATTGTCGGCGCCTTCACCCAAATCCGCCACTTGCTCAAGCCGGACGGCGTGTTCATTGGCGCGGTGCTTGGTGGCGACACACTCTTTGAGCTTCG TACGtcgctccagctcgcggaGCAAGAGCGGCGCGGGGGTATCGCGAACCGCGTCTCGCCCATGATCG ACACGACGGACGCACCGTCTCTCCTCAACCGGAGTGGGTTTACGCTGACTACGGTCGACACGGACGAGATTACCATCAATTTCCCCAGTATGTGGGAGCTGATTGCTGACCTGCGCGACATGGGCGAGAGCAATGCGATCCTGGGGCGCCGCCCGCAGATCTCGCGCGACGTGCTCTTGGCAGCCGAGGCGATTTACAAGG AACTCTACGGCAACGAGGATGGGTCGGTGCCCGCTACGTTCCAGAtcatcttcttcatcgGGTGGAAGCCGGGACCGAACCAGCCCAAGCCGCTTGCGCGGGGCAGTGCCAAGACTAACCTCAAGGATGTGCTGTGA